The following nucleotide sequence is from Nitrosopumilus adriaticus.
TTGACTGATTCAACTATCCCTGCAGCAGTTCCCAAAGATGTTATTTCTGTTAGTAAGGGTTCGTATGATTTTTTCTTTTCATTCATAATTCCAGGTTTTATTTCAATTTCATCTCCAATTTTAAAAATTCCTTGTGTTAAGCTACCACCAATTACACCACCTTTGATATCTTTCAATTTTATTCCAGGTTTGTTTACATCAAAAGAACGTAAAACATGCATTACAGTATCCTTCTTTTCATCTCTTTCTGGAGTTTTTATTGTTGATTCAATCGATCCAATTAATGCATCAATATTCAATCCAGATTGAGCAGAAATTGGAATGATTGGTGATTTTGCAGCAAAAGTTCCTTTGACAAATTTTGTAATATCTTGATAGTTTGCCATCACTTCCTTGTAAGGTAGTAAATCAACTTTATTTTGAACTACAACTATTTGTTGGATTCCAAGTGTTTGAAGAGCTAAAAGATGTTCTTTGGTTTGAGGTTTTGGAACTTTTTCATTTGCTGCAACTAACAGCAAAGCTCCATCCATTAATGCAGAACCTGACAACATATTTGCCATTAAACTTTCGTGTCCAGGACTATCTACAAAACTTACAACTCTGGATAATTCGCTTTCTTTTCCACAATTATTACATTTTGGTGTTGTGGAATAACCTAAAGGCTCCTCACAACTTTTACATTTGTAAAATGCTGCATCAGAATACCCTACACGGATTGTAATTCCTCGTTTTAATTCTTGACTATGAACACTTGTCCATGAACCAGTTAATGCTTGAATTAGAGTTGTCTTTCCATGATCTACATGCCCTGCAGTTCCAATGTTAACACATGGTTGATAACCATATTTTTTTATGTACCAATCAGGAAGTGTTTCTCGCCAATGCATTATTCAAAATGAAGAATCGGTATATGTTAAGTTATTCTTTTTTATCTTCAGTTTTTTCTTCTGTAGATTCTTCTGCAGGAGCTTCAACTGGTAATTCTCCATCAAATTTACAATTTACTTGATAAATTTCTTCAGATACTGTATTTCCACGCATTAATTTTCTCTTTCTTTGTCCAATCTCTGCATCCTGTAGACCTACGCCTTTAGAGAGTAAAACTTTTTTTCTTGCAGAACCATGAACATCATTTCTCATTGGAACTCCAGATTTATCACTCCCTCCAGTGAGTTTTAATTTCCCTGACAGTCCAACAATTGATGCGTCAGTTTCATTTCCAAGTTGTAATCCCAGTAAAGGATTGGCATCACTATCTTTTAGTTCCTTAGAAACTGACTTTCCTTTAATATCTGAAATGGTAACTTTGAAGTTTGTCAATTATTCCAAAAAAAAGTTGAACGACTAATTAACCTTTGGACATTATTTTTAAATCAAGATACACTATGAAGTATATGGCTGAAGATATCAGATGTCCAAGGTGTGAGAAAATCATGGTAGATATGCAAGCTTGTCATATGTTTTGTCCAAATTGTGGAGCTCATTTAGATTGTTCTGATAAAGGAAATTATTGGTAATTACATTCCAGGTCGATCTGGAATATAGTCGGATGCCATGTTAATTGCCTGATCTTTCATGATTTCAAGATACGAATCGTAATCGGTTTCAAAGTTACAATGAGGACATTTAACATTGGAAATATCATCGTCTAAGATTGCAACTTTTTCACATTCAGGACATTTTGCATCCATATACTAGTTTTCCAATTAAGATATTTAATCATAATCAATCAATTGGTCTTAAGCGGAGTTAGTTTAGTCTGGTATGACGTCAGCTTCCCAAGCTGAAGGCCGCGGGTTCAAATCCCGCACTCCGCATTATAACTCTCTAATTGCCTGCTCAATTACTCCTCTATCAGGAGCCTTTGGATTAAATTTTAAATAATTTTTAAGATCATCTTTTGCTTCAGCATTCTTGTTTTGTTTTTCTCTTAGATATGCCCTATTTTTATAAATTTTAGCAGATCTTTTTGGATTAATTTCGATTGCTTTTGTATAATATTTTTCTGCTTTTTCAAATTGATTTGTTTTAAGATAATAATTTCCAAGACCATTACAAGTCAAATATGATCTTTTATTTATTTCCAAACATTTTTCATAAAATTTTACACATTCAGGGGAACTTTGTTGATTCATTAAAGATCCTAATTGTTGTAAAGCAGTAGAATTTTCTGGAGAAATTTCTAAAGATTGTTTTAATAATTCTATTGCATCTGAAGAATTTTTAAGAATATTTTGTCGTTCAGAAATGAGACATAGTCGATTTGATTTATCAGTAGAATCATTTTCTAGTTTTAAAGAAGATAAAATATCAATTGGTGCTAACAATATTAATAATCTCCCATCTTCAGACCATTCTTTGTCAAAAATGTTTTCAGGTATTGCTCCTTCCTGTTGTTCACCTTCTCGGTTACCTTTCTGAATATAATGCAGAATAGTTTTTTCTTCTTTATCATAACCTGTAATGATTGATGCATGTTGTGTAATTTCTGGAATCCCTGGCAGAATGACAATTGGAGGTATTCCAGTATCAATAATTTTTTTTAGTTCGGATAAAGATGAATTTACTATCTTACATGTTAGGCCATATCTTTCAGCTAATTCTATTCCTTCTATAATTATACTACCATTAAATTCTGAATATTTTTTGGCAGTCTCAATAGCTTCTGCCATTGGTAATTCTACATTCCAATATTTTGATACGACGTTAATTGGTAATGGAAGACAGATATTTTCTTCGTCAACTAGAGGTAAAAGTAATTCGTGATCTTCTTGCTCCATTAATCAAAGAAATTTTTAGAGTTATTAAAATCAATCATAGAAAACAGAATTTTTCAATTAAATCATTACCATCATTTGTCATTTCGGGATGAAATTGGGTTCCAAAAATTGGTTTTTTATCATATTGAATAATTTCATATTTACAATTATTTGATTCTGCAAGAGGAATTAAAATAGGAGGTAGTCGTGATATCTCGAATCCATGACTCTCAAAAACATTAAGGGATCCATTACAAACTAAATTCTCTTTTGATATACTGATTAATTCATTTCCTTTTTGAAGTAATTTAGTTTTTCGAATTGTTCCACCTAATGTAAGGGCCAAAATTTCTGCACCATAACAGATTCCAAGTAATTTGATATTATTTTTAATGGAAAAATTAATAATTTTGGAATTGATTTCGTTAATCTTTTTTTCATTTTTTCTTCTTCCAGATAGAATAAAACCATCATAATTTGAAAGAGAGTTCAGGTTTAGAATGTGAGGAGTTTGTTTTTTAAATGAAATATTTTTTTGAGTTAGAAATTCAGTTAAATTTTTTGTGTAGATAGAACCGTTATCAACAACTAAGATCAATTAGTTGCCTACCTCAATTGAGACATAATGTATCTCAGATATTCCATCCTTGACAAATATTGTTCCAATGTTGAGATTATTTTCTTCTTGCCACATGAATACTCTATCGCTACGTGGTTTTACAAAGTCATCAATGAATTCATGGAGGAATTCTTCAGTATTTTCACGATCACTTTCAGTAAAGAAGAAGATCTCACCTTCGTTAAATGATAATGGAATCTGAATTGATGTTGGTTCAGATACAGTAATGTTACTTTCTTCAAATACCGATTTTATTATTTTAATCCTATCACTCCTAACTAATTCAACATAATTGTCATCTGCTGTAGTTACAGTTGGTGCTACTCCAGAAACTTTTTTGAGATAAGCTTCAAAGGCTTTTTCCTGAGTTTCACCTAATCCAACAAAATATTCTCCATTAAATGCTGCACCTACTGCTGCAATTGTACCTAATTGTGCAACTACACCACCAGCTCCTGCAGTATATACTGGAATAAAGTAGATATCATGATCACCTACACGATACAAAATATTATCACCAATTCTTGGATTTCTCAAGAGTGTTTTTAGTTGAGCAAATTCTGGATCTCTATCAAGTGCCTCTCTAACTGCGGTAGGACCAATTAATTTGGTTGTAGAGTTTAGTGGAACTTCATAGAATTGGAGATTTCCTAGATTAGTTAGATCATTTTC
It contains:
- a CDS encoding translation initiation factor IF-2 subunit gamma; this encodes MHWRETLPDWYIKKYGYQPCVNIGTAGHVDHGKTTLIQALTGSWTSVHSQELKRGITIRVGYSDAAFYKCKSCEEPLGYSTTPKCNNCGKESELSRVVSFVDSPGHESLMANMLSGSALMDGALLLVAANEKVPKPQTKEHLLALQTLGIQQIVVVQNKVDLLPYKEVMANYQDITKFVKGTFAAKSPIIPISAQSGLNIDALIGSIESTIKTPERDEKKDTVMHVLRSFDVNKPGIKLKDIKGGVIGGSLTQGIFKIGDEIEIKPGIMNEKKKSYEPLLTEITSLGTAAGIVESVKPGGLVAIGTKLDPSMTRSDSFIGSVIGKPGTLPENSTLLKLEVNLFDVAVGITEDIKVKPIQSGELLRLNIGTAPVLGKVTKLKSKNIEIELRRPACIFEGGNVAISRRIDERWRLIGAGIIG
- a CDS encoding tetratricopeptide repeat protein, translated to MEQEDHELLLPLVDEENICLPLPINVVSKYWNVELPMAEAIETAKKYSEFNGSIIIEGIELAERYGLTCKIVNSSLSELKKIIDTGIPPIVILPGIPEITQHASIITGYDKEEKTILHYIQKGNREGEQQEGAIPENIFDKEWSEDGRLLILLAPIDILSSLKLENDSTDKSNRLCLISERQNILKNSSDAIELLKQSLEISPENSTALQQLGSLMNQQSSPECVKFYEKCLEINKRSYLTCNGLGNYYLKTNQFEKAEKYYTKAIEINPKRSAKIYKNRAYLREKQNKNAEAKDDLKNYLKFNPKAPDRGVIEQAIREL
- a CDS encoding type 1 glutamine amidotransferase; this encodes MILVVDNGSIYTKNLTEFLTQKNISFKKQTPHILNLNSLSNYDGFILSGRRKNEKKINEINSKIINFSIKNNIKLLGICYGAEILALTLGGTIRKTKLLQKGNELISISKENLVCNGSLNVFESHGFEISRLPPILIPLAESNNCKYEIIQYDKKPIFGTQFHPEMTNDGNDLIEKFCFL
- a CDS encoding 30S ribosomal protein S6e; amino-acid sequence: MTNFKVTISDIKGKSVSKELKDSDANPLLGLQLGNETDASIVGLSGKLKLTGGSDKSGVPMRNDVHGSARKKVLLSKGVGLQDAEIGQRKRKLMRGNTVSEEIYQVNCKFDGELPVEAPAEESTEEKTEDKKE